The DNA region TATCATCATTTTGCGCAGGTTGATCAAACCATAACGCATACGACCGAGTGCCGTATTAATGCTACAATCAGTCATTGCTGCTATTTCTTTAAAACTTAAATCGGCAAAGTGACGTAACACTATTACTTCACGTTGATCTTCGGGTAATTGATCAAGCATCGTTCTAACACGGTCATGACTTTGCTGGCGGGTCATTTTTGTCTCCGCACATTCATCACTGAATTTTATTACATCAAAAATGTCATTGTTCTCGCTGTTACGGATAGTAGGCGTACGTTTTACTTTACGGAAATGATCCACGCATAAATTATGTGCTATTCGCATAGCCCATGGAAGAAATTTTCCTTCTTCGGTGTAGCGGCCACCACGCATGGTATCAATAATGCGGATAAAAACATCCTGGAAAATGTCTTCGGCAAGGTATTTGTCTTTTACAAGGAACAAAATTGAAGTATATAACTTCTCTTTATGACGTAATACCAATGCTTCTAATGCATCAGAATTCCCCTCGGTGAAAAGTTGGATCAGTTCGTGATCCGTTTTTTTGGATAGTGCTTTCATAAACTAACTAGTTTTTGCCTGGTTGCGGTAGTACAAACAGACTGGTTTAAGGATATTGGTTGACAGTAAAATTTAAAACAGTAAAAATTCGTCGTGTAGATGTTTATGCTATAGGCGGGAAGTGTTTTTGGTTTTTCATTTTGTTTATTTGGATATTGGACTTTAAAAGTAAAACTTTCTTGAGTTACTCCAAATATTTTATTGCGTTTGTTGCCCCAATTTGGTAAAAAAAATGTTAATGATTCCCTCAAATACGCATTGGATAAGGCTTTACATTT from Bacteroidota bacterium includes:
- a CDS encoding sigma-70 family RNA polymerase sigma factor produces the protein MKALSKKTDHELIQLFTEGNSDALEALVLRHKEKLYTSILFLVKDKYLAEDIFQDVFIRIIDTMRGGRYTEEGKFLPWAMRIAHNLCVDHFRKVKRTPTIRNSENNDIFDVIKFSDECAETKMTRQQSHDRVRTMLDQLPEDQREVIVLRHFADLSFKEIAAMTDCSINTALGRMRYGLINLRKMMIQKQIAL